TTGATTGGATCAAGAACCGCGAGTCCTTCGCCGTTTCCGCCGCGCCTCGGGACTCCTCCCGTCACATGACAAAAATGCCCGGCGCTAACGGTTGACATGTTAGCGTCGGGCATTTATTTCACTCCGCGCGGAAAGAAAAACTTTCCGCCGCCTCTTTTTTTCATGGCGGCGTCCCGTGGGACGTGGGAGGCCGCTCTTGTTTTCGATTTACTCGGTGTTCAGCAAAACCGCGGTGGCGCGCTCGGTCACTTCCGCCTCGAGCGGGTTGTTCGGCGCGTCGTCAAAAACCGCGCCGGCGCCATTTTTCGGGGAGTTGCTCTTGGCCTGAAAAATGTTTTTATGTCTTGGCAGATACGACGAATCATCTTTCTCTTTTTGCAGAAAATTCCCGCAGCGCCTCCAGCGACAGATGTACATAATTCCGCCGCGGATCCGGCAGCACGGAACGAAAACCAAGCCGCCGCGCCAGCGCGCAGAAACGCGCTTGTTCGCGGGCGCCGATCGCCACGTCGGCCGCCTGGCCGGTCAGATGCCGGCTATGCGGCACGCCGCCGACGCGGGCGTTATGGCGGGGGCAGCGCCGCCCGCTGGTAAAGGTCAGGCGCTTTTTCCAGCTCGCCTGAAGCTCTGCCAGCTTCTTCAAAAAAACGGCGTCCATGCCTGCCGCGCCACAGCAGCGGCAGCACAGCGATTCCATCTGGCGGGCGTCCAGTTCCGCCAGAGCCGGCAGCATGCGGCTCGCTTCCGCTGTCGCCTTCGGGCGGCGCCCCGGCGTGCCGCCCGATTCTCCCGTCAAAAGCGGGACCACGAGCGCCGCCAGAGCGACCAGCAGCTTCCACACCTCCATCACGATCACCTCCTTCCGCGTGAAGTCCTCGCACGAGGGCAATATAAAAGAGTGCATTTCGAACGATATAAATACAAACAGATCGATCAAAACGACGCGAACCGACAGTGCCGCACAAGGCAAAACGCGGCGAAAGCCCGGAGATGAAAGGCGGGGGAACGGATTTCTTGCGTTGATTTTTTCGCCATCATCAGGTATCATCACTTTCAAATAATACAGAGCCGCCGTGCAAGCCGTTTTTACGGTGGCGTGGCGCGCGGTGGGAAATCAAATATGACCAAGGGGGAATCAGGATGAAAGGACTCAAAAGGCAGCTACTGATAGGGGCGGCACTCGTCGTTGTGCTCGCCGGCGTCGCCGGAGGCGTTTACGGCACACGGCTGAAGACGGTCGCGTCGATCCGGCGCATCACTTCTTACGACTCCGGCTACAATCTCTACCGTATGAACGTCGCGTACGACTACCGTCTCGACGATGTCATCGCGTCCGGCATCGCCGACGACCAATCGATCGTCGACGCTACGATGTCGGAAGCGCTTCCTTTCCTGCCGCTGCGCCTCAAGGCGCCGAATGCGCTTTCAGCGTCAAGAGCGC
This sequence is a window from Pyramidobacter sp. YE332. Protein-coding genes within it:
- a CDS encoding D-Ala-D-Ala carboxypeptidase family metallohydrolase; translated protein: MEVWKLLVALAALVVPLLTGESGGTPGRRPKATAEASRMLPALAELDARQMESLCCRCCGAAGMDAVFLKKLAELQASWKKRLTFTSGRRCPRHNARVGGVPHSRHLTGQAADVAIGAREQARFCALARRLGFRSVLPDPRRNYVHLSLEALREFSAKRER